Sequence from the Erythrolamprus reginae isolate rEryReg1 chromosome 2, rEryReg1.hap1, whole genome shotgun sequence genome:
ccgaactgtggacgagtgcatctggaataaccccaagcgccgtctgaaagccctctgggtccatcaggcgtctggggcggaacatcttaattggttccgcctccctgcagggaaggattggagccaggaagtcaagccgtagtagaaaatggtctgaccatgacaaagacaacacttctaagccccttagtctcagaccattgctcaattgctcagagaggaataccatgtcgggtgcgtgtcctccctcgtgagttggaccctgtattacttgagtcaggtccatggctgtcatggtggccataaactcctgtgccagtccagaggcttcgccgagtgacggcagattgaagtcccccaagacaataagtctggggaactgcaccgccaacccggctacctccttgagcagcacaggcagggcttttgacacgcagctgggaggcaggtacgtgagaaacaagcccacctgaacccctaagtccaacttcatcaagagagactcacaacccgcaatctctggagcaatgagtccacataGGCAAAGGCACTCaatggctataatagccactcctccctcccttccctggggtcgaggttgatgccatatttgaaacccagctgggcaaatttcagagagaggaactcctccctctgggcccagccaggtttcagtaatacatgccaggtattatcattatcgttattaTTAATTGTATCACAGGGGCCAGTTGTTTCGCCAGATTTGTCATTAGTTACTAGTCGAGTCCCACACAGAGATCTAGGACGTTGCAATATATTTTCAAAGAATATGTGCTGAACCTTTCTGTgtttgatggtgattttgtcaattttaaggtgttttaaatgtaattccagtGCTTTTGGGAGAGCACCCAGTGTTCCAATCACCACTGGAATTACCACTGCtggtctgttgttgttattgacaGCTGTAGAATATCACCTGGAACTATGGAGCTTGGTGTTGGTCTAGGACTAAGTTATTGGCACTTTAGTGCTGCCTGTCTTTTAACACCAAGGCAGCAATCTGTACCCTTGAACCCAGCCTAAAGTTAATCTCTTTGGGATTTTCTTTTCCACGAGATTCCCATACATTAGTCCTAAATTTGGATTACtatcttttgtttgtttggacaGGGAGCCTCTTCTCACAGccacctcatcacctcaaggcttgattactgcaacggactctacatgggtctacccttgaagaacgttcagagacttcaattagtccagaAATCAACTGCGTGAGCTGTTGTGGATTTACCCAGATACACCCACATAACTCCATCACTCtgagagctgcactggcttctcaGTGGTCTCCAACGCAATTTAAGGTCTTGGTTATTACCCAtccagccctacatggcttaagaccagtTTACTTATGGGACTCTCTTCTGCCTCACATCTCTCagtgaccaattagatcccacagagttggcctcctccaggtcccgtcagccaagcaatgctaattggcgggaccacagggaacagccttctctgtggtagctccagtcctctggattcaactcccccccagagattggcaTTGCTCtcacccttctggccttccaaaataacattaaaaacatggctttgccggcaggcctgggaccattgaagAATAACAATCTGCTCCAGCCAGTAGTAAATGATTgatgaatagtgttgggcgaaccgaacccgcacaatttgggtccgtactgaattttgtggtgttcggcatgccgaacccttaactcaaatttttaaaaaaattcgtgcTTTGGTTCGGCGTTTGTGCCGAACACCACGAAAGGCACCACCCCgttgtcatctgctgagaagaggaggaggagccaggcaccggcggcagcggaggaaggcaaacaccgaggagctgtcagccggtcaggagacacaaaaggagctggggaatcccacaaacagtttctgggggcggagctttgatgtcacgtgtaccggcaggttgctaaggacgccaaggtgattgcTGCTGCACCATGAAGCAACTTCTGGAGGGAGGGTCTCTCCCACAGGCCCAGCACAGGGTCCTGAAGAGGCGTCTCTCCTGTGTGGGGTCTGGAGGGGGGGCTCCTTCGCTTTGGGCTCTTGGTGGGGCGGGATAAGTTTTCATCTCTCCAGGAGCCGCTGCTTGAACACGGACTTGTGAATTTAAGCAGGGCAGCAAATGCAGGGGAACAGGGGCCTTCAAAGAGGGGTTTCCAGCCCTTCAGCcactctctgcccccccccactttgcacccccatccatccttccatcctgcaCTGCTCCATCAGAACTggggaagcttctgggatgagaagggaaacgttTTCATGGGGAAAACAACCAAGAACATCCAGTTTCCCATTGGAAAACATCTTAGGGATAACCATAACCCTGGAAGATGGAGGCTCTCCATAGAGATCCCTGCCTCCACTTTCCCCTTTTGATATCTCACCAGACCCAGCCTGGACTCAAAAGAACTTAAGGGGGCATTTAGTCCACCCTTCCAGGCAAGAAGTCCCTCCCCAAGACTCTGCTTCAGGGAATCTATTTAGGGGGACAAAAAAAAGGCCTTTAAAGAAATTGAGGGGGGATGGAGATTGGTGAGGTTTTAGGGTATCCAGGGAAGGAGGGAGTCAAATGAGGCCAGGATTATGGGTGTAGGTATCCTTATTGTAACCCCCTCCACAGATCCCCACTCCAAAGGATAGAGAAGCATGGATATGACTTTCCTTGCAGCCCAGAGAGTTCATGGGGGTCTCTTACCTTCTATCATATTTCCTACTATTTTTGGGAGGCGAGGCAAAGAGACCCCACTGGGATTCAAGGTTCCCTCCAAGAGCATTAGAGGGACTGCTGAACCAATTGAGCATCTGCCTGCCTTTTTCCACTCGGGGAAGGTGGAGACGGTCCCTCAGGAAGCCCCACCCCTTGCCCACATTGCCCTCCCCCCACAGACCCCAGGTTGGATCCCGCTGGAACAGTTCCCCATCTGTCCTCTAGGGGGAAACTTGTGGTAGCCTCTTGGGACAAGTTTCCTGCCCCTCCTCTGAGAAGCATGGATCCCTCCTCTAGTAGCTGCTGGGAAGCATGGGCCCTGGCTTCCCTGacggccttcctcctcctctgcgaAGCTCATTTCCTGATCCAGGGGAGGTCCAAATGCCCCTTCCTCAACCCACATCGACTGCTCAGTCTGGCACAATCTGGCTGCCACCTTGTCTGTTTTGAGCACCCAGACCATCTCCTGAAAAAGGCCCTCTTGGTTATTTTAAACAATACTTTTATTAAGGATTATATGCACAGAAAGAAAGTTAGTACAAATAATTTTGTGTGAAAATATGAAAGACaatgaaaaaaggaggaaaaaaatcctTCCCAAAATATAATAGGAAAAAGAAAACTCTCCCTCTTCATCCTCACCCAGAAAAGTCAAAAACAAAACTTTTATCAATAAACCATCAGATTCATTCCATCCTTCGCCCCATTTTTTCCTAGGTTTTTTGTTCTTTCCTCCACACAGTCtagtaaaaattaagaaaaatacagtactagGTTTCCTGACTTACGACTGAAGGACCTTTTGACCAGGAATCCATTCCAAgttctggtcataagtcaaggacttcttgTGCTCTACAAAATATTATATCTACTCCCCAGACACTTATAACCCTTCTGTGTAATCACTCCGATAAATTTATAAtgtgattttgggagcaaaatATTCTCATTCCCAACATTTGCACCCTTTTGCCCCATTGTATACATTGTCTATTCTCTGAGGTTCTTTTGTTTCAGTAGGAAAAACATTTTACTCACACCAAATAATTGTAGAATTTCCCTTCTGTCATTGTGTGAAGCTCCTGGTAAACATtaagatgtacagtgatcccccgctcgttgcgagggttccgttccaggagcccccgcaacgagcgggttttcgcgaagtagcgatgcggaagtaaaaacaccatctgcgcatgtgcagacggtgtttttactcccacagcgctagcgaggagccgaagattgggggcggcgcggctgtttgccgccggcatggggggcttcctagcagccccccaaacccgggttgggggtccggggggcgctgtctctcggcgctttcgtgctgagtccgggagcgaactcgctccccgactcagctggaaagcgccgagagacagcatggacaggcccgttccttggcgctgtctctcggggctttcgtgctgagtccgggagcgaactcgctccccgactcagctggaaagcgccgagagacagcgtggacaggcccgttccttggcgctgtctctcggggctttcgtgctgagtccgggagcgaactcgctccccgactcagctggaaagcgccgagagacagcgtggacaggcccgttccttggcgctgtctctcggggctttcgtgctgagtccgggagtgaactcgctccccgactcagctggaaagcgccgagagacagcgtggacaggcccgttccttggcgctgtctctcggggctttcgtgctgagtccaggagcgaactcgctccccgactcagctggaaagcgccgagagacagcgtggacaggcccgttccttggcgctgtctctcggggctttcgtgctgagtccgggagcgaactcgctccccgactcagctggaaagcgccgagagacagcgtggacaggcccgttccttggcgctgtctctcggggctttcgtgctgagtccgggagcgaactcgctccccgactcagctggaaagcgccgagagacagcgtggacaggcccgttccttggcgctgtctctcggcgctttcgtgctgagtccgggagcgaactcgctcccggactcagctcgaaagcgccgagagacagcgtggacaggcccgtgcggcgagaatgaacggcgtgggcgggcgaagggcgggcggcagcgaggagtttgcgtgggcggtggggaaactcctcgctgacgccagcaagagggggaagactcagggaagccgcccagcagctgatctcccggttgccatctacgcatgcgtgcccacgggcacgcatgcgtagatggtattttgacttccgggttgaaaaatagcgaagtaccctgttcgcaatggttggggacgcaataaacgggggatcactgtatttaaaaaaacctgctcCCAACTTTTTTCACAACCGAATAGATTTATCTCTGCAACAGACTTTTTGGTGCTTTTCCAGATTTGATTTACTCTGAAAATGTATGTACTATTTTTCTCCTACCCTCCTGCATGTGAAATGAAGTGTTGAAGGTTGGGCAAAACATTTTTCACATTCCAAGACATTTATGTtttttctccagtgtggattCGCCGATGCTTCAAAAGATGATCTTTCCGTAAAAAACATTTATCACACTCTGAGCATTTgtgaggtttctctcctgtgacGTCTAAAGTGAGATGACTGAGCAAATGTTCTGCCACAGTCTAAACATTTGTagtttttttcccctgtgtgaATTTTTATATGCACTTGAAGGACTGATGAGGTTCTATAAAATCTTCCACAGTCGatgcattgatatggtttctcccctgtgtgggttttGTGATGTCTCAGAAGGCTTTGCTTGTATCCAAAGCATTTCCCACATTCTAGGTAGCTgtgtggcttctctcctgtgtggacccTGTGTaacaaaacttttcccacactccccACATTCATAAGGTTTTTCTCCTTTGTGCAACCTCTGGTGTGTCCGAAGCCCAGAAGAACTAACAAATCTTCTCTCACACTCTGTGCATTCATAGGGTCTCTCTCCAGTGTGAATTCTCTGGTGTACCACAAGGCTTGATTTTGTAGacaaacatttcccacattcgaggcacttttcatttttctcccctgtgtgtgttTTCAAATGATGCTGAAGAGATGCACTCTGGGTAAAACATTTTCCACACTCAAAGCATTTGTAAGATTTGATCCCTGCATGAATCTTCTCATGGATCCCAAGATTTGACTTCTGAGAAAAGCTCTTCCCACATTCCCAACACTTgtaaggtttctcccctgtgtggattctctCATGGATTCTGAGCTGAACTTTTTCACGGAAAAATTTCccacattccagacattgataaggtttctctccagtgtgagttTTCTGATGTCTAAGAAGTTCTGAGTTTTTACTAAAGTAAGTGTCACATTCCTCACACTTATAAGGTTTTAGTGTTGGGGGCCTTCCGACATTTTGGGGGGTTTTCCTGGAGAAGGATTTCTCAGCCTCCAAACCTTGCCTGGATCTATTTCCCACATGGTCCTCGCAGGAGGGACCTGCGAGCAAAGGTTTTCCCACACTCTGAGCATTCATGGGTTCTTCCATGGTTTTTCAGAAGGCTGCTTGTGTCTGACAGGGGATCCAAGAGTTTCCCAGGCTCCATACTTTATGGTGTTGGCTGCTATTGATCTTCTATTATCTGTTGATAGATGGCTTGCAGGTAAATAATTGATTACAATCCTTTATCCCGTTAGAAGGAAAAATAAGTGAAgacttttatttccttttgagACACAGAATCATGAAATCTTAGCCTTGGCAGGGACCTTGAGGGTCTTCCAGTCTGACCTTCTTCCCAGGGTAGAGTGCTCAGTACACCTGAGGCCAAGTAAGGAAGTCCCTAAATTTTAAAGAAAGATGTATATCCTCAATATATGATCATGCTTGCGACTTGAATCTCATTCCTCCAGTCAAGCAATGTGTCACCTCTGAAACGGATCGAGCCTGCCCCAGCCATCTTCCATTTCTCTAGTTGCCACACAActcagggaggggggagaagaatgGATGCCATCTAGCCAAAACAACCTACTATCTCATGGGAACCAAGGTCACTCTCAACAGGGGCCGACAGGAGAATGGAACTGCCAGGAGATGCAAAAacacatacagggggtggacagaaaaatggaaacacttgactttttggcatcataatgtttgaacatgttcaaatcaatcaaaacttgacatatttaaatgtttttttattctgttgtttgacatgtttttttaaactaccttttttaaaacagaaatttaaggaaattgtttataatcttctagaaatggcagacccctcagactttcaaagaggccaaattgttggtgcaaGAACACCTAATTGGGCAATGTGACCAGCGACCCTAGAGGAGGGGGGATCTCTAACGTTTAAATATGGTGAATGCATGGGAAACAGATAAAGCTTGTTTGAAGTTCATGTGTGCCCAATTGGTGTACTCAATAAAGCAAATCTTTGAGGAAACCTAAAATCTCAGAGCGCTGAATCTTTTGGGATCAATAGTCAGAACCaggacacagtggttagaggagGGATCACAGGAGCATTTCACTCCACAACTGCCATCCCACACTCCTGGTTGCAATCACAAGTGATCTTGGAGGTCCTTAAGTGGGGG
This genomic interval carries:
- the LOC139159218 gene encoding zinc finger protein 25-like: MEEPMNAQSVGKPLLAGPSCEDHVGNRSRQGLEAEKSFSRKTPQNVGRPPTLKPYKCEECDTYFSKNSELLRHQKTHTGEKPYQCLECGKFFREKVQLRIHERIHTGEKPYKCWECGKSFSQKSNLGIHEKIHAGIKSYKCFECGKCFTQSASLQHHLKTHTGEKNEKCLECGKCLSTKSSLVVHQRIHTGERPYECTECERRFVSSSGLRTHQRLHKGEKPYECGECGKSFQSLLRHHKTHTGEKPYQCIDCGRFYRTSSVLQVHIKIHTGEKNYKCLDCGRTFAQSSHFRRHRRETSQMLRV